A genomic stretch from Serratia entomophila includes:
- a CDS encoding DinI family protein encodes MFVELVYDKRNVDGLPNAAEIIRNELEKRVHVLFPDAEVRVKPMQANGLNSDASKSDREKLNRMLEEMFEEADQWLVTDI; translated from the coding sequence ATGTTTGTAGAATTGGTGTACGACAAGCGCAACGTCGATGGGCTGCCCAACGCAGCGGAAATTATCCGCAACGAGTTGGAAAAACGGGTGCATGTGCTGTTTCCGGACGCGGAAGTGCGGGTGAAACCGATGCAGGCCAACGGCCTGAATTCCGACGCCAGCAAAAGCGACCGCGAAAAACTGAACCGCATGTTGGAAGAGATGTTTGAAGAAGCGGATCAGTGGCTGGTCACTGATATTTGA